One window of Methanomassiliicoccales archaeon genomic DNA carries:
- a CDS encoding RAD55 family ATPase, whose translation MIKASLPDHSSILLVGSPGIGLLEFNISLLKDYLTQDVSVIFVTVDVLPSDIITMMGHFGIDTKAVLGKKLFVVDYHSSLLGSNEERSPYPKSEVRPVSDLEGIMFNVNSIGSEHARPVRVFLYTLSTLFLYNQSNVVLKFFQISSSKVRSTYGTMIFSIHDSVHDDKTVNHLMAIADGVIELKFDDDLNRRMRIRHMRGYPTSSQWVPFEIRGEAAETCPALLEWR comes from the coding sequence ATGATCAAAGCCTCGCTTCCCGACCACAGTTCCATTCTGTTGGTCGGATCACCAGGGATCGGATTGCTGGAGTTCAACATAAGCCTCCTAAAGGACTACCTCACGCAGGACGTCTCAGTGATCTTCGTGACCGTCGACGTGCTGCCGTCGGACATAATCACCATGATGGGCCATTTTGGCATAGACACCAAGGCGGTGCTCGGCAAGAAGCTGTTCGTGGTGGACTATCACTCCTCACTGCTCGGTTCCAACGAGGAGAGGTCGCCATATCCGAAGTCCGAGGTGCGGCCAGTTTCGGATCTGGAAGGAATCATGTTCAACGTGAACTCCATAGGCTCCGAGCACGCTCGACCGGTGAGGGTCTTCCTCTACACCCTTTCGACGCTGTTCCTGTACAACCAGTCCAACGTGGTCCTGAAGTTCTTCCAGATATCGAGCTCCAAGGTGAGGAGCACTTACGGCACCATGATATTCTCGATCCACGACAGTGTGCACGATGACAAGACCGTCAACCACCTGATGGCCATTGCTGACGGGGTCATCGAGCTCAAGTTCGATGACGACCTTAACCGGCGCATGAGGATACGCCACATGAGAGGTTACCCGACCTCCAGCCAGTGGGTCCCGTTCGAGATCAGGGGCGAGGCGGCGGAGACCTGCCCGGCATTACTGGAATGGCGCTAG
- the gvpD gene encoding gas vesicle protein GvpD P-loop domain-containing protein — MIRSEESRRIPTEICKFFMNPGGHSLILRGNAGTGKTTFALQTIEDLAQIENSFYFSMRVSDHSLITQFPWLTEKLMPASVAAEQKKEEVVGKHRTGLSKLKGLGMQSIGTAKKEMSVMIGKDLGDLEHVYDVVEGTFPARSLIVIDSIDAMAERYSMSCASLLTAIQKDLVEGYGSNVLFVLENNETKLDYLGDGVLILGLADHQLRRIREIDILKLRGVEIAQPKYLFTLKTSRIQTFANLWENEVRHQDPWKPVQDTTGKVSFGLTDLDRLMRGGMEKGSMTLIELGHGIPTAISGVLERSLVANFVSLNRGVFWLPTRKTSAEAAKNQMTGSLTKEQFEKHVRIPELAAQMELAGAPYVMPVEGSSPASDYKWKSISYALGNAESPILSVMGFDSLESIYGDKVMDQIPDHLAAIKRNNGIFVGITSPSTKSTQRLADLANLHIKVERIGGTVVLFGEEPFTECNALAVEARERGGNISLSPIV, encoded by the coding sequence ATGATCCGTTCAGAAGAAAGCCGCAGGATACCGACCGAGATATGCAAGTTCTTCATGAATCCCGGCGGACATTCCCTCATCCTACGCGGTAATGCAGGTACTGGTAAGACCACCTTCGCCTTGCAGACGATCGAGGATCTGGCCCAGATCGAGAACAGTTTCTACTTTTCCATGCGGGTGTCGGACCACTCGTTGATTACTCAGTTCCCCTGGCTCACGGAAAAGCTGATGCCCGCCTCCGTTGCGGCCGAACAAAAGAAGGAGGAAGTGGTAGGCAAACATCGGACTGGCCTCAGCAAGCTGAAGGGCCTGGGGATGCAAAGCATCGGCACCGCCAAGAAAGAGATGTCGGTCATGATCGGTAAGGACCTGGGCGACCTGGAGCATGTCTATGACGTGGTCGAGGGTACGTTCCCGGCCCGTTCGCTCATCGTAATCGATTCCATCGATGCCATGGCGGAACGGTACAGCATGAGCTGCGCCTCCCTCCTCACTGCCATACAAAAGGACCTGGTCGAGGGTTACGGTTCCAACGTTCTCTTTGTGCTTGAGAACAATGAGACCAAGCTAGACTATCTGGGGGACGGGGTCCTCATCCTGGGACTGGCAGATCACCAGTTGCGTCGCATAAGGGAGATCGACATCCTCAAATTGAGGGGGGTCGAGATAGCCCAGCCAAAGTACCTTTTCACTCTCAAAACCTCTCGTATACAGACCTTTGCCAACCTTTGGGAGAACGAGGTCAGGCATCAGGACCCATGGAAACCGGTCCAGGACACGACCGGCAAGGTCTCCTTCGGCCTCACCGATCTGGACCGGCTCATGAGGGGCGGCATGGAAAAGGGTTCCATGACGCTGATAGAGCTCGGTCACGGCATCCCAACGGCGATAAGCGGGGTATTGGAAAGGTCATTGGTGGCCAACTTCGTCTCGCTGAACCGGGGGGTCTTCTGGCTTCCCACCCGCAAGACATCGGCCGAGGCGGCAAAGAACCAGATGACCGGGTCGCTGACAAAGGAACAGTTCGAGAAGCATGTCAGGATTCCCGAGCTGGCGGCACAGATGGAACTGGCCGGTGCTCCCTACGTGATGCCGGTGGAAGGCTCATCACCCGCCTCAGACTACAAATGGAAATCCATATCCTATGCGCTCGGCAACGCCGAGTCACCCATTCTGTCCGTGATGGGGTTCGATTCGCTCGAGTCGATATATGGGGACAAGGTGATGGACCAGATCCCCGATCACCTGGCTGCCATAAAGCGTAACAACGGGATATTCGTCGGAATAACATCTCCCTCGACAAAGTCCACGCAACGGCTGGCCGATCTGGCAAACCTGCACATAAAGGTGGAAAGGATAGGCGGCACGGTGGTGCTCTTCGGTGAGGAACCCTTCACGGAATGCAACGCATTGGCGGTGGAGGCAAGGGAACGGGGAGGAAACATCTCGCTCTCCCCCATAGTGTGA